One Candidatus Aquicultor sp. DNA segment encodes these proteins:
- a CDS encoding glucose-1-phosphate thymidylyltransferase → MKGLILSGGSGTRLRPITFTSAKQLVPVANKPILFYAIETVRDAGIKDIGIVVGDTKGEVMHAVGDGSRFGVTITYIEQEAPLGLAHAVKISQDFIGEDDFVMFLGDNMIKDGINGLVEAFNSNKPNCQILLAHVKNPQQFGVAELGDGKVKRLVEKPKNPPSDLALVGVYMFDKNIFKAVNEITPSRRNELEITDAIQYLVGNGYDVHPHVISGWWKDTGKLEDMLEANRIMLEDIEPRIDGIIGENTRLYGRVVVEEDAEIHDSVIRGPAIIGKNSKVLHSYIGPFTSVHDNVTITGSEIEHSIILADCIIDAIGSRIEDSLLGRNVTVHRSEQRPKAYRLMVGDNSEVEVA, encoded by the coding sequence ATGAAAGGCTTAATCCTTAGCGGTGGAAGCGGCACGCGTCTACGACCGATTACGTTTACGAGTGCGAAACAATTAGTACCCGTCGCCAACAAACCTATTCTCTTTTATGCGATCGAAACCGTTAGAGATGCGGGCATAAAAGACATTGGAATCGTAGTTGGCGATACGAAAGGAGAGGTCATGCATGCCGTTGGTGATGGCAGCCGGTTTGGAGTCACTATCACCTATATCGAGCAAGAAGCCCCTTTGGGTCTGGCGCATGCCGTAAAAATCTCCCAGGACTTTATCGGCGAGGACGATTTCGTCATGTTCCTTGGGGATAACATGATAAAAGACGGTATCAACGGTCTCGTTGAAGCATTTAACAGCAATAAACCCAACTGCCAGATACTCTTAGCTCACGTTAAAAACCCGCAGCAGTTCGGTGTGGCCGAGCTGGGCGACGGAAAGGTGAAAAGACTCGTTGAGAAACCTAAGAACCCTCCGTCGGATCTGGCGTTAGTCGGCGTCTACATGTTCGACAAGAACATATTCAAGGCGGTGAATGAGATCACGCCGTCCCGACGCAATGAACTCGAGATCACCGACGCCATCCAGTACCTGGTGGGGAACGGCTATGATGTGCACCCGCATGTTATCAGCGGCTGGTGGAAAGACACCGGAAAGCTTGAGGATATGTTGGAAGCCAACCGGATAATGCTTGAAGACATCGAGCCCAGAATCGACGGTATTATAGGCGAAAACACCCGGCTTTACGGGCGTGTTGTTGTGGAAGAAGACGCCGAGATTCATGATTCCGTGATTCGCGGGCCTGCGATTATCGGCAAGAACAGCAAGGTTTTGCACAGCTATATCGGCCCCTTCACCTCGGTTCACGATAACGTGACGATAACCGGAAGCGAGATCGAGCACTCGATAATACTGGCCGACTGCATAATCGATGCGATTGGCAGCCGCATTGAGGACAGCCTTTTAGGTAGAAATGTAACGGTTCATCGAAGCGAGCAGCGGCCCAAAGCGTACCGGCTGATGGTCGGCGATAACAGCGAGGTTGAAGTGGCGTAG
- the rfbD gene encoding dTDP-4-dehydrorhamnose reductase, producing MKILVTGAKGMLGTDLLAAFSAKHDVIGVDIDGFDVTDNVVTGKNIARINPDIVVHAAAFTNVDGCETNVALAYKVNAVGTQNIALGCQALDIPMLYISTDFVFDGKKGERYLEWDMPNPLAVYGASKYAGEQIVRALLNKFYVVRIAWLYGEHGNNFVKTILRLADEKDRLQIVSDQVGSPTYTKDAARGILKLLATQNYGTYHMVNKGEVSWFGFASKILELAGRNDIVVEPITTQALNRPAKRPGFSALRNMALELTIGDFMRPWDAALEEFMIKR from the coding sequence GTGAAGATACTTGTAACCGGCGCTAAGGGAATGCTTGGCACCGATCTGCTCGCCGCCTTTTCTGCTAAGCATGACGTAATCGGCGTCGACATAGATGGTTTCGACGTAACGGATAATGTAGTAACCGGCAAAAACATCGCAAGAATCAATCCCGATATCGTGGTCCACGCAGCAGCGTTCACTAATGTCGACGGGTGTGAGACTAACGTCGCTTTAGCGTATAAAGTAAATGCGGTGGGCACGCAAAACATTGCGCTTGGCTGCCAAGCTCTGGATATACCGATGCTTTACATAAGCACCGATTTTGTCTTTGACGGTAAGAAGGGTGAACGGTATCTGGAGTGGGATATGCCGAACCCGCTAGCGGTCTACGGCGCGTCAAAGTATGCCGGAGAGCAAATCGTACGTGCGCTCCTCAATAAATTCTACGTAGTGCGGATCGCTTGGCTGTATGGGGAGCATGGCAACAACTTCGTCAAAACCATACTGCGGTTGGCCGATGAGAAGGATAGACTACAGATAGTGAGCGACCAAGTAGGTTCGCCCACCTATACGAAAGACGCAGCGCGAGGAATTCTCAAGCTTTTAGCCACCCAAAACTACGGAACATACCATATGGTTAATAAGGGTGAAGTCTCCTGGTTCGGTTTCGCAAGCAAAATACTAGAGCTTGCAGGCAGAAATGATATTGTAGTGGAGCCTATCACCACCCAGGCACTTAATCGACCGGCAAAGCGGCCGGGGTTTTCGGCGCTCCGGAACATGGCACTTGAGCTTACAATTGGCGACTTTATGCGTCCTTGGGACGCCGCTCTCGAAGAGTTTATGATAAAGCGTTAG
- a CDS encoding dTDP-4-dehydrorhamnose 3,5-epimerase family protein codes for MIDGVKQKKLRVIPDERGRLMEMLRSDDDLFEKFGQIYVTTTYPGVVKGWHMHKKQVDNIACVKGMLKLALYDGREGSATEGEVNEFFIGEHNPTLIHVPNEVYHGWKCISDNEAMVVNAPTELYNYSEPDEHRLPHDTDEIPYDWSLKHG; via the coding sequence GTGATAGACGGTGTGAAGCAAAAAAAGCTGCGAGTGATTCCGGACGAGCGCGGTCGTTTGATGGAGATGCTTAGAAGTGATGACGACCTTTTTGAAAAGTTCGGTCAGATATATGTAACAACGACCTATCCAGGTGTTGTTAAGGGCTGGCATATGCATAAAAAGCAGGTAGATAACATCGCCTGTGTTAAGGGGATGCTAAAGCTCGCCCTCTACGACGGACGGGAGGGTTCCGCAACCGAGGGTGAGGTCAACGAGTTTTTCATCGGCGAGCACAACCCGACGCTCATTCATGTGCCGAATGAGGTATATCACGGTTGGAAATGCATAAGTGATAACGAAGCGATGGTGGTAAATGCACCGACGGAGCTGTATAACTACAGCGAGCCCGACGAGCACCGCCTTCCACACGATACGGATGAGATTCCGTATGACTGGTCGCTTAAGCATGGATAG